The DNA region CTATTGAACTACCCAACCATAGTCACCAACTTAGCACTTACCAGAGATCATCAAGCAACTAATACTCCTCTATGATGACAGCCTCCCCACCCTGCTGAGAACGAAAACGGACATACCCATACCTACACATGAGATCCTACTGCGACGGTATTCCAAGCTAATAACGCAGTTAAACACACATGATTAGCTCAAGATACCGCCAAAATGACATCCCGTGCGGGGGTGCTTGGTGGGCCATTCCACACTCGTTGAATCATGATGGAAATAGCATCAGTAATCCAAAACAGGGAAAAACGAATAATTGCTAACATGAACAGATTCACTAGAATATTAGCACTTCCTACACCCACTTGTACTACCACTCATCCCCAAATTCCCATCACACCCTAACTGTGGAGCACTAATCAATTTGATTGCCCACTTGTGCCACCACTAATGTgaacaaaatcaaacaaatattataaaaCACCATGCTTTATATGTTTTAAACGAATTTAAGAACTTAATCTCAGGATTAATCCAAATCAGGCATTAAAATTCATCAAATTACAACTAATATACAGAAATTTAGCGCGTAAAAGCGTACAAAACGGTGCAAACATAGATGAGCAGCGCGACGGAGACAAAGATGACCAGCGGGACGACGGCGGCGAGAGTGTTGAAGCTGCCGCAGGCCAAAGTCCCGAGCTTGATCTGCACCACGTTGATGAGAGCCAGCATCAGGAACACGCAACCGGCCGCCGAACCGACACCCGAGACGAGCATCCCGATCCGGAGGAGGGTGCTGTTGACCCGGACGAGAATCTCGGCGGGCCGGTGGTAGGACGGGCTGCGGGTGATCCGGATGGCCTGCTTGAGGCCGAGGGCGACGAGGCTGGAGAAGAGGAAGGAGCTGAAGGAGTAGACGTGGAAGGAGACGAGATCCTCGGCGACGGAGGGACCAGGGCGGCAGGCGATGGGGTCGTCGGCCTCGATGAGGGTGTTTTCCGGGTCGGAAGGGTTCCAGGTGAGGCCGATGAAGACGGCTAAGGTGAAGAGGGAGTTGACGTTGACGATGCCGTCGAGGGCTGTCAGGTGGATGGTGGTTCCGCcgggcattttggtaatttcgTAAGGAATCGGAGCAGTGGTGGCCGAGCTGACTAGCTGGTAAAGTTGCAGACTTGGGTTGATGGATTTGTTCTTTCGTTTTATCTTTCGTGGAAAAACgaggaaaaggaaaggaaaagaaaaagacggCCGTTGAGGAACTACACGTGTCACGATCGTGAtgagtttaataaaaaaaattaccgccgttgccggggatcgaACCCGGGTCACCCGCGTGACAGGCGGGAATACTTACCACTATACTACAACGACCTTGTTGCTAGGTTAGTTGTTttacaatatttaaaaaacagtGTTTTACtctttaattgtttttcttGTGCATTCAAAATTTATTAGGTAGTGGGTacccaaatttgtttttaattaaagttCTCTTCACcttttcaaattaattttacctttttcattgtttttaaatataaagaaTACCACAGGTGGGATCTTCGTTAGTTATTTAGTTATTGATTTGAAAGTCGATATGCATGCCCATCGATAAACTATTTCTGTCACCATATTTGGAGGTCCTACGTTCAAAAAACTTAACCTTGGGAGTCTTTTTGCCTTTCTTgtttgtgtgtgagagagagagagtaaaaagAGGTcattattgaaaatttgaacaaGCAATCTCATATCTATATTCTATCTGCAGAAGTTTAAACAACCAATCTAATGTGTCTCTATTTTTTATCCTTTTAGCTACATTTCAAATCCAAACCAACATCTAAATAACCAGGAACTTTAACAAATACATTAAACTCCCCCAACTCTCATAAGGCATGATCAATACTTGGTTCCAGCAAGAGATTTTCTGTCTATTTCTATCTTTTCTTTCCACTTCTTGCCTCAACCACTTCAAGAGAAGACCATAATTTAATACGCCAAACCTCAGCGATCTGCTTAGTTTGATTTTCTCCCATTTTGGTGGGACGAGGAGTCCATAAGATGATCCGAAGTTTCTGTGCCGTGTAAGTTTGGTATCGAAACTGACCCTTCCATTGTGTCGCTGCAGATTCTTGCT from Malus domestica chromosome 01, GDT2T_hap1 includes:
- the LOC103435586 gene encoding uncharacterized protein, which gives rise to MPGGTTIHLTALDGIVNVNSLFTLAVFIGLTWNPSDPENTLIEADDPIACRPGPSVAEDLVSFHVYSFSSFLFSSLVALGLKQAIRITRSPSYHRPAEILVRVNSTLLRIGMLVSGVGSAAGCVFLMLALINVVQIKLGTLACGSFNTLAAVVPLVIFVSVALLIYVCTVLYAFTR